Proteins encoded by one window of Flagellimonas lutaonensis:
- a CDS encoding M56 family metallopeptidase, translating to MVQYILEILAFQLVFLLVYDLFLKKETFFQWNRAYLLGTFVFSMVLPWIKIEALKTTVPQELVAGPMVVWQLGEVDVALQATTERFWASIPIYYWIYGLGALFMTIWFSLKLYRIYALKENGTVCYYPDFVKVTIPKSEVAFSFFKNVFLGAKINPSKQADIIAHERVHIKQWHSLDLMFFELMRIVQWFNPLVYVYQARLTELHEFIADAKVAKTDKRKHYELLLSEMFQTQSISFVNAFFKKSLIKKRIVMLAKEKSKKVYQLKYVLLLPIFLGMLVYTSCERDIEVGNDIESSEGTLSDDAQLIAKIERELGTIINTKEFLELHSELLEKDKDDHVILSKEDFFKKELCMKMMFSQAKEHAALSDSVLEMLEKLPNPSTSRYNQYLNIKKSFQVLDKNLKASINQRNKAIRPIVKEDQNLGSGEWIVVKDVSDLTGEEIRKVNRALNAVEGTNKMVAITDGDNGFLITNFIEEPVIISVEEVNGYDDIQQKENPLKVKVGQPVEEIQNGASIPFAVIDEVPIFPGCEDAADQKDCFMEKIQNHIRKHFNYPKQAQEQGIQGRVNVVFTISEDGSITNIRKRGPHPLLEAEVERIIKRLPQMQPGKHKGESVKVPFSIPVTFKLQ from the coding sequence ATGGTACAGTACATTTTAGAAATCCTTGCCTTTCAGTTGGTCTTTTTACTGGTCTATGACCTGTTCTTGAAAAAAGAGACCTTTTTTCAATGGAACCGCGCCTACCTATTGGGCACTTTCGTGTTTTCAATGGTGCTACCATGGATAAAAATCGAGGCGTTGAAAACCACAGTTCCACAAGAATTGGTTGCCGGCCCCATGGTGGTATGGCAATTGGGCGAGGTAGATGTCGCGCTACAGGCAACAACGGAACGTTTTTGGGCATCCATTCCCATATATTATTGGATATATGGATTGGGGGCCTTGTTTATGACCATTTGGTTTTCCCTCAAATTATACCGCATCTACGCGCTCAAAGAAAATGGAACGGTATGCTATTATCCAGATTTTGTCAAAGTGACCATCCCAAAAAGCGAAGTGGCCTTTTCCTTTTTCAAAAACGTTTTTTTGGGTGCCAAAATCAACCCTTCAAAGCAGGCAGATATCATTGCCCACGAGCGGGTACATATTAAGCAGTGGCATTCGTTGGATCTTATGTTTTTTGAGTTGATGCGCATTGTGCAGTGGTTCAATCCGCTGGTGTATGTCTATCAGGCCCGTTTGACAGAGCTGCACGAGTTTATTGCCGATGCCAAAGTGGCCAAGACCGATAAAAGGAAACACTACGAACTGTTGTTGTCCGAAATGTTCCAGACACAGAGTATCAGTTTTGTGAATGCCTTTTTCAAAAAATCATTGATCAAAAAACGAATAGTCATGTTAGCTAAGGAAAAATCAAAAAAAGTCTATCAATTAAAGTATGTACTGTTGCTGCCGATTTTTTTGGGCATGTTGGTCTATACTTCGTGTGAAAGGGATATCGAAGTTGGGAATGACATTGAGTCATCGGAAGGAACACTCTCAGATGATGCACAATTGATTGCGAAAATTGAGAGAGAACTGGGCACCATTATCAATACCAAAGAATTTTTGGAGCTTCATTCAGAATTACTAGAAAAGGACAAAGATGACCATGTGATCTTGAGCAAAGAGGATTTCTTTAAGAAAGAACTTTGTATGAAAATGATGTTTTCCCAGGCCAAAGAACATGCAGCCTTATCTGATTCTGTTTTGGAGATGCTTGAGAAGTTACCGAATCCGAGCACAAGTCGGTACAACCAGTATTTGAACATAAAGAAATCTTTTCAGGTACTGGACAAGAACCTAAAAGCATCCATAAACCAAAGAAATAAGGCCATAAGGCCAATTGTAAAAGAGGACCAAAATCTAGGTTCTGGCGAGTGGATCGTTGTTAAGGATGTCAGCGACTTGACCGGCGAAGAAATCAGAAAAGTAAACAGGGCTCTGAACGCTGTTGAAGGAACCAATAAAATGGTGGCCATCACAGATGGAGATAATGGATTTCTGATTACAAATTTTATCGAAGAGCCAGTTATTATTTCCGTGGAAGAAGTAAATGGGTACGATGATATTCAACAAAAAGAAAACCCTTTAAAAGTTAAGGTTGGCCAACCCGTGGAAGAAATACAAAATGGGGCATCAATACCTTTCGCCGTTATCGACGAAGTCCCTATTTTTCCGGGTTGTGAAGATGCTGCCGACCAAAAGGACTGCTTTATGGAAAAGATACAGAACCATATTCGTAAACACTTCAATTATCCAAAACAGGCCCAAGAGCAAGGCATTCAAGGCAGGGTGAACGTGGTTTTTACGATTTCTGAAGATGGTTCGATTACCAATATCAGAAAACGGGGCCCGCACCCATTGTTAGAAGCTGAGGTAGAGCGCATCATCAAGCGCCTACCGCAAATGCAACCTGGCAAGCATAAGGGAGAATCGGTAAAAGTGCCTTTTAGTATTCCGGTGACCTTTAAGCTGCAGTAG
- a CDS encoding tetratricopeptide repeat protein: MLRIGQIIFIGIWCLVSSAQSSNTGKADSLYAVGSFSAAINAYVKEGSEKAQLQIARAYNALGNYDKAIVQYQEVLSKKPMLAIARFELGKLLLKTKKLGAAYEHFTFLAEDADNPEYHYYLGRIKQLSGDPVAANVDFRKAVKIDSTHLKSIFALGKFFVAAKQKDSALYYIDRGLLFYENDVSMINLKALAFFNNGQYDKAVPYFERLLELGEEKPFVHNKLAFAYLRDWQFEKAKKMYHRLVNTPNHEAQGYSGLGDVFLKEKELDSAQFYIEKYIKALTVSFEMEYADLGRIARLRGNTKKAIELYTKAWEENKQNPMFYYQVCTLVDEYYNDPQMKLRYYQKLLTDFDNLMPFIKERAQKRVKELKEEIHFTTD, encoded by the coding sequence ATGTTGAGAATTGGCCAAATAATTTTTATTGGGATATGGTGCTTGGTCAGCAGTGCCCAATCTTCTAATACTGGCAAAGCCGATAGCCTTTATGCCGTCGGCAGTTTTTCTGCCGCGATCAATGCCTATGTCAAAGAGGGTAGTGAAAAGGCCCAATTACAGATTGCCAGGGCCTATAACGCCTTGGGCAATTATGACAAGGCCATTGTGCAATACCAAGAGGTTCTTTCAAAAAAACCAATGTTGGCCATTGCCCGTTTCGAGTTGGGCAAACTATTGCTGAAAACAAAAAAGTTGGGGGCAGCCTATGAGCACTTTACATTTTTGGCCGAGGATGCCGACAATCCGGAATACCATTATTATCTCGGAAGGATAAAACAGCTCAGTGGAGACCCCGTTGCGGCAAATGTTGATTTCAGAAAAGCGGTCAAAATCGACAGCACCCATCTCAAGAGCATTTTCGCATTGGGTAAATTTTTTGTTGCCGCGAAACAAAAAGACTCTGCCCTGTACTATATAGACAGGGGGCTTTTGTTTTATGAAAATGATGTTTCGATGATAAACCTAAAAGCACTGGCATTTTTTAACAATGGGCAATACGACAAGGCAGTCCCGTATTTTGAGCGTCTGCTTGAACTAGGCGAAGAAAAGCCATTTGTCCACAACAAGTTGGCTTTTGCCTATTTACGAGATTGGCAATTTGAAAAGGCCAAGAAAATGTACCATCGTCTTGTCAATACCCCTAACCATGAGGCCCAAGGTTATAGCGGACTGGGCGATGTCTTTTTAAAGGAAAAAGAGCTGGACAGTGCCCAGTTCTATATTGAAAAATATATCAAAGCACTCACGGTTTCATTTGAAATGGAATATGCTGACCTGGGCCGTATTGCCCGGTTAAGGGGCAACACCAAAAAAGCCATAGAGCTATACACCAAGGCCTGGGAAGAGAACAAACAAAACCCCATGTTCTACTACCAAGTATGTACGTTGGTTGATGAATATTATAATGATCCGCAAATGAAGCTACGCTACTATCAAAAACTGTTGACCGATTTCGACAACCTGATGCCCTTTATCAAAGAGAGGGCCCAGAAAAGGGTAAAGGAACTTAAGGAGGAAATACATTTTACAACCGATTGA